One region of Culex pipiens pallens isolate TS chromosome 2, TS_CPP_V2, whole genome shotgun sequence genomic DNA includes:
- the LOC120416992 gene encoding quinone oxidoreductase-like protein 2 homolog: MLKSIISHSVRLGRVTAARNVTLILRQSSNKAAVLHEVGKPLVLEGVKRIEQLKDDEVRIKVHYCSLNSTDVQIIAGKCPPELKVPLPFIPGHEVSGEVVEIGKNNPNFLKRGDRVVAMNDLQDPNGGLISEMVVKNRDVWAVPREVPLREMTVMPYGHGTALLTFALHCPLEQNDLLLITAGPAGMGLAAIDLAVNVYKANVIAICDTESSSDLVREKGAHKTVSMNKNYTKLYKNIADAMGDKKAKIAYDAVGKGLLHLMADFVDPEKGQLFSVDPFFNKETFKASKPEYELPKKKERTEEHEQQVAKLIDNIKHVDLYEYEDEDVYRQMISDTVEMRVQRMVHGHISKVFMMKEIQEAVDFILQKQCTGKVLVDVKCEDECEDATQEEKKKDD, from the exons atgttaaaatcaattatttcaCATAGTGTTAGATTAGGCCGAGTGACCGCCGCCAGAAATGTAACGCTAATCCTGCGCCAATCGTCCAACAAGGCAGCGGTTCTGCACGAAGTCGGCAAACCCTTGGTTTTGGAGGGCGTGAAACGGATCGAGCAGCTAAAGGACGATGAG GTGCGAATCAAAGTGCACTATTGCAGCTTAAATTCCACCGACGTGCAGATCATCGCGGGAAAGTGCCCACCGGAGCTGAAGGTTCCACTCCCGTTTATTCCTGGTCACGAAGTGTCCGGCGAGGTGGTGGAGATTGGCAAGAACAACCCGAACTTCCTGAAGCGTGGTGACCGGGTTGTGGCCATGAACGATCTGCAGGATCCGAACGGAGGGTTGATTTCGGAAATGGTCGTTAAAAATCGGGACGTTTGGGCAGTTCCGCGGGAGGTGCCCCTGCGGGAGATGACCGTTATGCCGTACGGACACGGTACTGCGCTGCTAACGTTTGCGCTGCATTGTCCGCTGGAGCAGAACGATCTGCTGTTGATAACGGCTGGACCAGCTGGGATGGGATTGGCCGCGATCGATTTGGCGGTGAATGTTTACAAGGCAAATGTGATTGCAATCTGCGACACTGAGAGTAGCTCGGATTTGGTGAGGGAGAAAGGGGCTCACAAAACGGTTAGCATGAACAAGAATTACACCAAGCTGTACAAGAACATTGCGGACGCGATGGGCGATAAAAAGGCCAAGATTGCGTACGATGCCGTTGGAAAGGGACTGCTGCATCTGATGGCAGATTT CGTTGATCCGGAAAAGGGCCAACTCTTTTCGGTGGATCCGTTCTTCAACAAGGAAACGTTCAAAGCTTCCAAACCCGAGTACGAACTGCCCAAAAAGAAGGAACGAACGGAAGAGCACGAACAGCAAGTGGCCAAGCTGATCGACAATATCAAGCATGTCGATTTGTACGAGTACGAGGACGAGGACGTTTACCGGCAGATGATTAGCGACACCGTTGAAATGCGAGTGCAGCGGATGGTTCATGGCCACATTAGTAAAGTGTTTATGATGAAGGAGATTCAGGAAGCGGTAGATTTTATCCTGCAAAAGCAGTGCACCGGGAAGGTGCTGGTGGATGTAAAGTGTGAGGATGAGTGTGAAGATGCGACGCAGGAGGAGAAGAAAAAAGATGACTGA
- the LOC120417012 gene encoding uncharacterized protein LOC120417012 yields the protein MPPKTPRTPMKKSEEDIRQEEFEGLVHIREQKVERITRMKEAITSVPRGGRTAATVRGNQKKLELVNSEFDSVHQRIILLANASSRGQHDATQRKFEAIYDELIMTLEQWTDDLTPAVAAGTSNALAPAGAQPVVINQPLPRIIPTFDGKYESWDRFKIMFKDVVDRPNELPRIKLYHLEKALIGSAQGAIDDKTIQDGNYAHAWEILEEQYGDKRRMIDLHIGGMLRVQKLVKESHEELRSLVQNFNGHVENLKFLGQQFTGVSEQIAVYLLAHALDDATYKLWEATIKRGELPNYEAAIQFLKDRVSVLERWEKTNEAAPKQRQASKPYSSKPTQKANAATTSQPESRCEICAEPHQTFKCATFLGYTVAQRKDKAREKNLCYNCLRPGHSTKRCSSKYTCGKCQRRHHTTLHEPREQQESTTKPATPQSVATPANQPPVNQPAGPPHPTSSQATCNHSQAVKTVMLLTAVVNLLDDQSQPVPCRVLLDNGSQVNFITQSMANRLKLERVAANVPICGIGAVKTYAKESITVELRSRISSFSVDVDCLIVPKVTGMVPAVPVDINEWPIPVGIQLADPEFNKPDRIDMLLGVTMFFRLLKTGQMELAGNLPELRETHLGWVIAGDVGDTAPSPQYTHTATLDDINEAIQRFWQVEDIESVTQVSTEQEECEAFFASTHKRDTTGRYEVRLPFRPVVAKLDDNRSLALRRFLSLERRLARDPNLKLQYGEFIREYEELGHCKSVDEADDLPNTSRYYMPHHAILRPSSSTTKLRVVFDASAKMSPTSVSLNEALQVGGTVQSDLFSILLAFRKHPVAFTADLSKMYRQIRVAPSDTRFQRIFWRADPSEFIRVLELTTVTYGTASAPFLATQCLVQLCDDEGEHFPLAAKIVREACYVDDILSGASSPEEAIDCLTQLQGLLGRGGFPIHKWTSNEPVVMERIPECDREKLIDLDGLVGGVVKALGLYWSPGDDEFRFTVTQAEADATKRRVLSEIGKFYDILGLLSPVIIKAKILMQRCALPDVRDIRIPRYVIGPGNPGLELHGFSDASKVAYGAVTYVRSLLPNGKCKMRLLCSKSKVAPTKPLDIHRLELLALRLLSKLVVKVIAALNLPFRHVVLWCDSQVVLAWLKKPLDLLQTFVRNRVAEIRRETGGFIFKYIRSKDNPADLISRGMFPAALMNCNKWWEGPEFLESVEYEEEPAIEIPDSELPEMRKVKLVTLLACNTIEFPIFENCSSFRKLQRIMAYVLRFVTNCKIKNSSERTRLRHLTVPELRSSLKLIVKVVQHDVLSQEIQQVAENDTAGRLQGLTPFLHEGLLRVGGRLQHSELPFAAKHQLILPKHRVTNLIVKAFHEEHLHAGPSSLLAILRRQFWLLDGRSTVRSETRSCVTCFRAKPRSTSQLMGRLPSCRVTENLPFDEVGVDYAGPILVKIGTRKPQIVKAYFAVFVCMATKAIHLELVSDLTTEAFLAALQRFVSRRGVPRRIHSDNGTNFKGAKTELHELYVLFNEREFNDRVQTYCQPKEITWSFIPPGAPNFGGLWEAAVKSTKYHLKRILKHAKLTFEEYATVLAEVEAVLNSRPLFATSTDPADPEVLTPGHFLIGRPLTAIPEPAYEGIPTNRLSKWQHLQLLREHFWRAWRRDYLTTLQPRGKNRKEKPNVRPGMVILLEEKDAPPLDWRLGIVTQTYPGPDGFVRTADVKVGGTVIRRPISKLSVLPILDNEPEKSAESSSQPGGRMLAA from the exons ATGCCGCCAAAAACCCCACGTACTCCGATGAAGAAGTCGGAGGAAGACATCCGCCAAGAAGAGTTTGAAGGCCTGGTCCACATCCGAGAACAGAAGGTGGAAAGGATCACTCGGATGAAGGAGGCGATCACCAGTGTGCCCAGAGGTGGGCGCACAGCCGCGACGGTAAGAGGAAACCAGAAGAAGCTGGAGTTGGTGAACAGCGAGTTCGACAGCGTCCATCAGCGGATCATCCTCTTGGCGAATGCAAGCTCTCGAGGTCAGCATGATGCCACGCAGCGGAAGTTCGAAGCCATCTACGATGAGCTCATCATGACCCTTGAGCAGTGGACCGATGACCTCACCCCCGCCGTCGCTGCAGGAACGTCTAACGCCCTCGCGCCAGCCGGCGCTCAACCGGTGGTCATCAACCAGCCGTTGCCGAGAATCATCCCTACGTTCGACGGCAAGTATGAGTCCTGGGACAGGTTCAAGATCATGTTCAAGGACGTGGTCGACCGGCCAAACGAACTTCCCAGGATCAAGCTCTACCACCTGGAGAAGGCATTGATTGGAAGCGCTCAGGGTGCGATCGACGACAAAACAATCCAGGATGGGAATTACGCGCATGCCTGGGAGATTTTGGAGGAGCAGTACGGGGACAAGCGGCGGATGATCGATCTGCACATCGGTGGCATGCTACGAGTCCAGAAGCTGGTCAAAGAGAGCCACGAGGAGCTGAGGTCACTCGTGCAGAACTTCAACGGACACGTCGAGAACCTCAAGTTCCTTGGCCAGCAGTTCACCGGAGTGTCGGAACAGATCGCCGTCTACCTCCTGGCACATGCCCTGGACGACGCCACGTACAAGCTCTGGGAGGCAACGATCAAGCGAGGAGAACTTCCGAACTACGAGGCGGCGATCCAGTTCTTGAAGGATCGTGTCTCCGTTCTGGAACGGTGGGAGAAAACCAACGAAGCGGCACCGAAGCAGCGACAAGCATCCAAGCCATACTCCAGCAAGCCAACCCAGAAGGCCAACGCGGCCACAACGTCGCAGCCGGAATCCCGGTGCGAGATCTGCGCTGAGCCACACCAAACCTTCAAATGCGCGACCTTCCTCGGGTACACGGTAGCCCAGCGCAAGGACAAGGCGAGGGAGAAGAACCTGTGCTACAACTGCCTGCGGCCAGGACACTCGACGAAAAGGTGCTCGTCGAAGTACACCTGCGGAAAGTGTCAACGGCGGCACCACACCACGCTGCACGAACCACGAGAGCAGCAAGAATCTACGACGAAGCCGGCCACTCCCCAGAGTGTGGCCACACCAGCGAATCAGCCACCAGTGAACCAACCCGCTGGTCCGCCTCATCCGACGTCCAGCCAAGCAACCTGTAACCACTCCCAGGCGGTCAAGACAGTAATGCTACTGACCGCGGTCGTCAATCTGCTCGACGACCAGAGCCAGCCTGTGCCTTGCCGCGTCCTACTCGACAATGGATCACAGGTGAATTTTATTACGCAATCGATGGCAAACCGCTTAAAACTAGAACGAGTGGCCGCAAATGTTCCCATCTGCGGCATCGGAGCTGTCAAGACGTACGCCAAGGAGTCGATCACGGTCGAGCTCCGCTCTCGGATCAGCAGCTTCTCCGTCGACGTCGATTGCCTCATCGTACCAAAGGTGACCGGAATGGTGCCAGCTGTACCGGTCGACATCAACGAGTGGCCGATTCCCGTCGGCATCCAGCTGGCCGACCCAGAATTCAACAAGCCGGACCGCATCGACATGCTTCTGGGAGTAACTATGTTTTTCCGGTTGCTAAAAACGGGACAGATGGAGTTGGCTGGAAATCTACCGGAACTGCGCGAGACTCACCTCGGTTGGGTCATCGCCGGAGATGTTGGAGACACAGCACCAAGCCCGCAGTACACACACACTGCCACACTCGACGACATCAACGAAGCGATCCAGAGATTCTGGCAGGTCGAGGACATCGAAAGTGTCACACAAGTTTCCACCGAGCAAGAGGAATGCGAGGCGTTCTTCGCGTCCACCCACAAGCGGGATACAACCGGCAGGTACGAGGTACGCTTGCCATTTCGTCCGGTCGTCGCAAAGCTCGACGACAACCGCAGCCTCGCTCTTCGGCGCTTCCTGTCGCTGGAGCGGCGACTCGCCCGGGACCCTAACTTGAAGCTGCAATACGGTGAGTTCATTAGAGAATATGAGGAACTGGGGCACTGCAAGTCGGTTGACGAGGCCGACGACTTACCAAACACGAGCCGCTACTACATGCCCCATCACGCGATCCTACGCCCCTCGAGCTCTACGACCAAGTTGCGGGTCGTATTTGACGCATCTGCAAAGATGTCTCCCACGAGCGTGTCCCTGAACGAAGCCCTTCAGGTCGGAGGCACTGTCCAAAGCGATCTGTTCTCCATCCTCCTTGCCTTCCGGAAGCACCCCGTCGCCTTCACTGCAGACCTCTCGAAAATGTACCGCCAGATTCGAGTGGCCCCGTCTGACACCCGCTTCCAGCGAATCTTCTGGCGGGCCGATCCATCTGAGTTCATCCGGGTCCTGGAACTCACCACGGTGACTTACGGTACGGCGTCCGCTCCCTTTCTTGCCACGCAATGTCTGGTCCAGCTCTGCGACGATGAAGGTGAACATTTTCCgctagctgccaaaattgtgcgCGAGGCCTGCTACGTCGATGACATCCTCTCTGGTGCGAGCTCTCCCGAAGAAGCAATCGATTGTCTGACGCAACTGCAAGGCCTGCTCGGTCGCGGTGGATTTCCCATCCACAAGTGGACATCCAATGAGCCGGTGGTGATGGAACGCATCCCTGAGTGTGATCGCGAGAAGCTGATCGACCTGGACGGATTGGTCGGCGGTGTGGTCAAGGCCCTGGGGCTCTACTGGAGTCCAGGAGACGACGAGTTCCGTTTCACTGTTACGCAAGCCGAAGCAGATGCCACCAAGCGCCGTGTTCTCTCGGAGATCGGCAAATTCTACGACATACTGGGACTCCTGTCGCCAGTAATCATCAAGGCCAAGATCCTGATGCAGCGA TGTGCACTCCCCGACGTGCGCGACATCCGTATCCCTCGGTACGTGATCGGGCCTGGCAACCCGGGCCTAGAGCTTCACGGATTCAGCGACGCCTCCAAGGTCGCCTACGGTGCGGTGACCTACGTTCGCAGTCTGCTCCCGAACGGCAAGTGCAAGATGAGGCTGCTCTGCAGCAAATCGAAGGTGGCGCCAACCAAGCCACTGGACATCCACCGACTGGAACTGCTTGCCCTCCGACTACTCTCGAAACTGGTGGTGAAGGTCATCGCGGCGCTGAACCTACCCTTCCGACACGTGGTGCTGTGGTGCGACAGCCAAGTTGTGCTTGCGTGGCTCAAGAAACCGCTGGACCTACTTCAAACGTTCGTGCGCAACCGCGTCGCGGAGATCCGGAGAGAGACCGGCGGCTTCATCTTCAAGTACATTCGTTCCAAGGACAACCCGGCCGATCTGATCTCGCGCGGCATGTTTCCTGCCGCCCTGATGAATTGCAATAAGTGGTGGGAAGGTCCAGAGTTTTTGGAGTCCGTCGAGTACGAGGAAGAGCCTGCAATCGAGATACCGGACAGTGAGTTGCCTGAGATGCGTAAGGTGAAGTTGGTTACCCTGCTGGCCTGCAACACGATCGAGTTTCCGATCTTCGAGAACTGCAGCTCATTCCGGAAGCTGCAACGGATAATGGCGTACGTGCTGCGTTTCGTGACCAACTGCAAGATCAAGAACTCCTCGGAACGAACCCGTCTACGTCATCTCACCGTTCCTGAGCTGCGGTCGTCCCTTAAGCTAATCGTGAAGGTGGTGCAGCACGACGTGCTGTCTCAAGAGATCCAGCAAGTGGCTGAGAACGACACGGCCGGGCGTCTCCAAGGTTTGACGCCGTTCCTACACGAAGGCCTCCTACGAGTGGGAGGAAGACTGCAGCACTCCGAGCTGCCGTTCGCAGCCAAGCACCAGCTGATCCTGCCCAAGCACCGAGTTACCAACCTGATTGTCAAGGCCTTCCACGAAGAGCACCTGCACGCGGGGCCGTCGTCCCTGCTCGCGATCCTGCGCAGACAGTTCTGGCTGCTCGACGGACGGTCGACAGTTCGGAGCGAGACGAGAAGCTGCGTGACGTGCTTCCGCGCGAAGCCACGCAGTACGAGCCAGCTGATGGGAAGACTGCCGTCCTGCCGAGTGACGGAGAACCTTCCGTTCGACGAGGTCGGCGTGGACTACGCCGGTCCAATTCTTGTGAAGATAGGAACCCGGAAGCCGCAGATCGTCAAGGCATACTTTGCCGTCTTCGTGTGCATGGCAACCAAGGCGATCCACCTCGAGCTGGTCTCGGACCTCACGACCGAGGCATTCCTGGCCGCCCTCCAGCGCTTCGTCAGCAGACGCGGCGTGCCGCGTCGGATCCATTCCGATAACGGCACAAACTTCAAGGGGGCCAAGACTGAACTGCACGAGCTGTACGTTCTTTTCAACGAGCGCGAATTCAACGACCGGGTCCAGACGTACTGCCAGCCCAAGGAGATAACCTGGTCGTTCATCCCACCCGGCGCGCCGAACTTCGGTGGCCTTTGGGAGGCCGCTGTAAAGAGCACGAAGTATCACCTGAAGCGGATCCTCAAACACGCCAAGCTTACCTTCGAGGAGTACGCCACCGTGCTCGCGGAGGTCGAGGCCGTGCTCAACTCCAGACCGCTCTTTGCTACATCCACTGACCCAGCAGATCCAGAAGTTCTGACGCCGGGACACTTCTTGATTGGCCGCCCTCTCACGGCCATTCCGGAACCGGCGTACGAGGGAATACCGACGAACCGGCTGTCCAAGTGGCAGCACCTGCAGCTCTTGCGCGAACACTTTTGGAGAGCCTGGAGACGGGACTACTTGACGACCCTCCAGCCAAGAGGAAAGAACCGGAAGGAGAAGCCAAACGTCCGTCCGGGAATGGTGATCCTGCTGGAGGAGAAAGACGCGCCACCGTTGGATTGGAGGTTGGGAATCGTGACGCAGACCTACCCTGGACCGGACGGTTTCGTGCGAACTGCGGATGTGAAGGTCGGTGGAACCGTCATCCGGCGACCGATCTCAAAGCTATCCGTGTTACCAATCCTGGACAACGAGCCGGAAAAATCTGCTGAGTCTTCGTCCCAGCCCGGGGGGAGGATGTTGGCGGCTTGA